The Nematostella vectensis chromosome 11, jaNemVect1.1, whole genome shotgun sequence nucleotide sequence GAGGTAGCAAGGTGTAGTGTGGTAATAAGATGTGGTGTGGTAacaaggtgtggtgtggtaacaaggtgtggtgtggtaACAAGGTCTGATGTGGAAacaaggtgtggtgtggtaACAAGGTGTGGTTTGGTAACAATATGTGGTATGGTAACAAGGTGTGGTGGGGTAacaaggtgtggtgtggtTACAAGGTGTGGTATGTTAACAAGGTGTGGTATGGTAacaaggtgtggtgtggtatggTAACAAGGTGGGGTGTGGTGGGGTAAAACGGTATGGTAACAAGGTGTTGTGTGGTAACAAGGTGTGGTTCGGTAACAAGGTGTAGGGTGGTAACAAGGTGTAGGGTGGTAGcaaggtgtggtgtggtaATAAGCTGTGGTAacaaggtgtggtgtggtaacaaggtgtggtgtggtaACAATATGTGGTATGGTAacaaggtgtggtgtggtatggtaacaaggtgtggtgtggtaACAATATGTGGTATGGTAacaaggtgtggtgtggtatggtaacaaggtgtggtgtggtaacaaggtgtggtgtggtgtagtgtggtaacaaggtgtggtgtggtaACAAGATGTGGTGTGGTAACAAGGTCTTATGTGGTAACAAGGTGTGGTTTGGTGTAGTATGGTaataaggtgtggtgtggtaacaaggtgtggtgtggtaataaggtgtggtgtggtgtggtaacaaggtgtggtgtggtgtggtaacAATATGTGGTATGGTAacaaggtgtggtgtggtgtggtaacacggtgtggtgtggtgtggtaacacggtgtggtgtggtatggtaacaaggtgtggtgtggtaACAAGGTATGGTGTGGTAACAATATGTGGTATGGTAACAAGGTGTGGTGTGGGTTGGTATGGTAacaaggtgtggtgtggtaACAAGGTATGGTGTGGTAACAATATGTGGTATGGTAACacggtgtggtgtggtgtggtaacAATGTGTGGTGTGGTAACAAGGTGTGCTCTGATAACGAGGTAACAAGACGTGGTAAGGTAAGATGATGGGAGATGAGGGGTGAGATGAAAAATGATTAGAGAGGGTAATGTGGACGAGGAGGTAAAAAGAGGTGTAATTGGTCAGGGGAAAGTAGATAAAGTAGCTTGCAATACTTACAGTGATGTGAGGAAATAGGTGAGGTGAGGAGCACTGAGATGTGTGGAGTAACTAgttaatgtattttttctaACGACGCTGCTTACCAGAAAGCTGCAACGCCATGCTATATCGTATCTTTTCTTCAGCTGTTGATGGAGTCCAGTAAGCGTCGATATAATGAGTTACAGTCGAAGGAAGCGTAAAGAGCACGATAAACACTACTAAAGCAAGCGTCACTACAGTCAATTGGCGCTCGCTGCGTCGTCGGCGTCTTCGGCTCGCCCTCGGATGATGTTCCGAAGTGCTTTGCTCGGAATAAACCTTCGTGGCGTGTCGATGAAATGCCGTGTACAGACAAATGTACGCTACAAGAAGCATTACCAAGCATCCAGTAGTGTTCACCCAAAGATCCATCTTACTGACCACGTGATTTGGTACGCCCATAACCGGAAGTAAGGCGAAAAGGAGCGCGTAAAACCACGCGCATATCACCCCTGTGACAGCTCGTTTGGTACTAACCAAAGAGCGGTGCTTGTGGGGCATTTTGACAGCTATGTATTGACTCCACGTGAGCAGTAATAGGACACCGTACGACGCATTCATTGTCACATACGACACCAGTAGACATCCTTGGTAGAGCGAGCCATAAAGCGTTGTGCCTTTAATGGGAAGCCTGAGATAGCTAGCGAACTTAACGAAGGCGTAGATGGGGCCAACTATGAGACCAGTCAGAAAGTCCGCCACACACAATCCAAGGATGAAAACGGTTGAGGGAATGCGGAATGTACGGAATGGGTCTCGCCATATTGCCAAGATTAGAAGTCCATTCCCCAGGAGTGTGACGAGTGAAATGATGGATACAAAAATCCCTGAGCCGAATGTGATGAGTTCGAGTTGGCCCCACAGATCGTTAAGAGCCTGGGGAGGAGTACTTGATGGGACTGCTGTGGTAGCGTTGCCAGGCAACCCAAACTCATGCTGGAAGTCCATAGTGTTAGCAGCTTTGGACTTGGAAATGCGAAAGTAGACACCTTATACAAAGTTTACTTTTTAGCTACCAAGATTTCGATAATATAAGGTTCTTGATGCTGTACCACTTATCGACGAGCCCGAAGTTCTTGAAGATTTAGATTCAAGCTTAACAGCAAATATCTTATTAGATCGTAGCGGGAGTTTTGTATGAAATGACTTGTCGACAACAGACTGAGTAGCTCAGTTCAGTGAGTAGTAGATATCCCTCTTTCCTGCAGACCCCAGATGCAGTATGTTTATGCTTTCCGCAATATAAAAATAGCTAAAAGCAACCTGATATCACCCTTGTAAACACCCTTGTTCCGGTCTTCCGTGTCAATGCTTCATTGTTAAGTCCAAAGTTATATTTAAATACAGTTGTCAAACGTTCCcacttttttatat carries:
- the LOC116602123 gene encoding melanocyte-stimulating hormone receptor, coding for MDFQHEFGLPGNATTAVPSSTPPQALNDLWGQLELITFGSGIFVSIISLVTLLGNGLLILAIWRDPFRTFRIPSTVFILGLCVADFLTGLIVGPIYAFVKFASYLRLPIKGTTLYGSLYQGCLLVSYVTMNASYGVLLLLTWSQYIAVKMPHKHRSLVSTKRAVTGVICAWFYALLFALLPVMGVPNHVVSKMDLWVNTTGCLVMLLVAYICLYTAFHRHATKVYSEQSTSEHHPRASRRRRRRSERQLTVVTLALVVFIVLFTLPSTVTHYIDAYWTPSTAEEKIRYSMALQLSGNVLLLKFALDPFIYCWRLSSYRRALKSVLTCRRQVTAVECSTEAVSGAQTLRTIHGPPEPRGTCSYSICTENTIRVSKVEVSKHVKVILSVNERVLKGNEATPSVNEEVAMDRKVMESVIEEVPKEREEILSAGKEFQKEKEVVPIVTEDLPCGTEILMRVP